In one Drosophila pseudoobscura strain MV-25-SWS-2005 chromosome X, UCI_Dpse_MV25, whole genome shotgun sequence genomic region, the following are encoded:
- the wit gene encoding bone morphogenetic protein receptor type-2, giving the protein MNRFTWSWLLVALVSLARSSPVPSRQYSCMSYMENDNSLHDDDSEQDDSGELLGEQQLEPSAIPNQPHRRSCSEGYTFCFTLWNQSLNSTSILKQGCWKDNTDRNSICNPSECISTAPTSRTSSLYYCCCSGDVCNTKFSVVEPAPLELGSNDIRSPLTNLATTKQHQSFLAGTMLGVAGGVTAIMIGIFLAVQYCRGPKEKPEPEESPLAPSGPGYSSNLRNVDNMNLIGMLGSGKYGTVMKGLLHDQEVAVKIYPEEHHQYYVNERNIYALPLMDCPALLSYFGYDERCTMDGRMEYQLVLSLAPLGCLQDWLIANTLDFSQCCGMLRSITRGISHLHTELRLGDQHKPCVAHRDINTRNVLVQADLSCCIADFGFALKVFGSKYEYKGEVAMAETKSINEVGTLRYMAPELLEGAVNLRDCETSLKQMDVYALGLVLWEVSTRCADFYAAGQMTPPYKAPYEQEVGSHPSFDQMQALVVRHKARPLFPAGWGGGAAAKVVRDTCEDCWDHDADARLTSLCAEERMQEMSGLKPRLQAQPASPLLNTNNLASPTSLEQVNLTTTTTTAAAVHHQMNSDTAGLLQPPPNQQLPTEKNHLSYTQQQLQPYQGRNPCQERNLAPLPLRPPPVLVERSKKHSFQTQPQENSLSCLEHDVGVEELLPPGGGGPPAHHHQKNTNTNSSLGQGFPKQQNTDHKLRGWHGVRALIHKKLFRKEHAEELCRQLQLGEEKSNLVAALKAGGGMRRPNNLDLSPRQPLDNKSIPVQLRSAEQRSGTPAHIVPRSLSSSLIKHINSSSSTTTTNNNCILSHGNELQTLTRPSSKRRPGHLRTNSLLVTSQTQGQGLPTEQQMRRQHSLEVFREVFSGRGSSERLRDPAERVKTPGDVPPSVRKARASKTLSLYDDRMMDSSLLNIL; this is encoded by the exons ATGAATCGATTTACATGGAGCTGGTTGCTAGTGGCCCTGGTCTCCTTGGCCAGGAGCT CACCTGTTCCCAGTCGGCAGTACAGCTGCATGAGCTACATGGAGAACGATAACTCCCTGCACGACGATGACTCCGAGCAGGACGATAGCGGGGAGCTGCtgggggagcagcagctcgaGCCCAGTGCAATTCCTAATCAGCCGCACAGACGCAGCTGCTCCGAGGGATACACCTTCTGCTTTACCCTGTGGAATCAGAGCTTGAATAGCACGAGTATACTCAAGCAAG GCTGCTGGAAGGACAACACTGACCGAAACTCCATCTGCAATCCGTCGGAGTGCATCAGCACAGCCCCCACGTCGAGGACCAGCTCTTTGTACTATTGCTGCTGTTCGGGAGATGTGTGCAATACGAAGTTTTCTGTGGTGGAACCCGCACCCCTGGAGCTGGGCTCCAACGATATCCGTTCCCCGCTCACCAATCTGGCGACGACCAAGCAGCACCAGTCCTTCCTGGCTGGCACAATGCTGGGCGTTGCTGGAGGAGTCACTGCCATCATGATTGGCATCTTCCTAGCCGTGCAGTATTGTCGGGGGCCCAAGGAGAAGCCGGAGCCAGAGGAATCCCCTCTGGCACCGTCGGGACCAGGCTACAGTTCTAATCTGCGAAATGTGGACAACATGAATCTAATTGGAATGCTAGGCAGTGGAAAGTACGGGACTGTCATGAAGGGTCTGCTGCACGACCAGGAGGTGGCTGTAAAGATCTATCCCGAGGAGCACCATCAGTACTATGTGAATGAGAGGAATATATACGCTTTGCCCCTGATGGATTGTCCGGCTTTGTTGAGTTACTTTG GATACGATGAGCGCTGCACcatggacggacggatggagTACCAGCTGGTGTTATCGCTGGCTCCATTGGGGTGCCTTCAGGACTGGCTGATAGCCAACACCCTGGACTTTTCCCAATGCTGCGGCATGCTACGCTCCATCACGCGCGGCATCTCCCACCTGCACACGGAACTGCGGCTGGGGGACCAGCACAAACCCTGCGTGGCCCATCGCGACATCAATACGAGAAACGTCCTTGTCCAGGCCGATCTTTCGTGCTGCATTGCCGACTTTGGCTTTGCTCTGAAAGTGTTTGGGTCCAAGTACGAGTACAAGGGCGAGGTGGCCATGGCCGAGACGAAGAGCATCAATGAGGTGGGAACGCTGCGCTACATGGCCCCAGAGCTCCTGGAGGGAGCCGTCAATCTGCGAGACTGCGAGACGTCCCTCAAACAGATGGATGTCTATGCGCTCGGACTCGTTCTCTGGGAAGTGTCCACTCGCTGCGCAGACTTTTATGCCGCTGGACAGATGACGCCGCCCTACAAGGCCCCATACGAGCAGGAGGTGGGATCCCACCCCAGCTTCGACCAGATGCAGGCGCTGGTGGTGCGACACAAAGCCCGACCGCTCTTTCCCGCCGGCTGGGGAGGCGGTGCAGCTGCCAAAGTGGTGCGGGACACCTGTGAGGATTGCTGGGACCACGATGCGGATGCCAGGCTCACGTCGCTGTGCGCCGAAGAGCGGATGCAGGAGATGTCGGGACTAAAGCCACGTCTACAGGCCCAGCCGGCCAGTCCGCTGCTGAACACCAACAACCTGGCGTCGCCCACATCTCTGGAGCAGGTGAATCtgacaacaacgacgacgacggcagcTGCAGTGCATCACCAGATGAACTCGGACACGGCGGGACTGCTCCAGCCGCCGCCCAACCAGCAGCTGCCGACGGAAAAGAATCATTTGAGCTACACGCAACAACAGCTCCAGCCGTACCAGGGTAGGAATCCTTGCCAGGAGCGGAATCTagcgccactgccactgcgaccGCCGCCGGTGCTCGTGGAACGAAGCAAGAAGCACAGCTTCCAGACACAGCCCCAGGAGAACAGTCTATCCTGCCTGGAGCACGATGTTGGtgtggaggagctgctgccgccaGGCGGCGGAGGCCCCCCTGCCCATCACCACCAGAAGAATACCAACACAAATTCCAGCCTGGGGCAGGGATTCCCCAAACAGCAGAACACGGACCACAAGCTACGCGGCTGGCACGGAGTCCGTGCGCTCATCCACAAGAAGCTCTTCCGCAAGGAGCACGCAGAGGAGCTGTGCCGCCAACTGCAGCTGGGGGAGGAGAAGTCGAACCTGGTGGCAGCACTGAAAGCGGGGGGCGGCATGCGACGACCCAACAATCTCGACCTGAGCCCCCGTCAACCGCTGGATAATAAGTCCATTCCCGTGCAGTTGCGGAGCGCGGAGCAGCGGAGTGGCACTCCCGCCCATATTGTGCCCCGATCACTGTCCAGCAGCCTCATTAAGCACATCAATAGCAGTAGCAGCACCACAACCACGAACAACAACTGCATCCTGAGCCATGGGAACGAACTGCAGACCCTGACGCGACCCTCCTCCAAGCGTCGACCGGGTCACCTGCGCACAAACTCCCTTCTGGTGACTAGCCAGACCCAAGGCCAGGGACTTCCCACGGAGCAACAGATGCGCCGCCAGCATAGTTTGGAGGTGTTCCGGGAGGTCTTCAGCGGCCGAGGGAGCAGCGAGCGGCTCAGGGATCCCGCGGAGCGTGTGAAGACCCCTGGGGATGTGCCGCCATCGGTGCGAAAGGCCAGGGCCAGTAAGACCCTGAGTCTTTACGATGATCGGATGATGGACTCGTCGCTGCTTAATATACTCTAG
- the Faa gene encoding fumarylacetoacetase translates to MPQSFVPVPAGSDFPLENLPYAVFSTQSNKAHRLCVAIGNHVLDLKAVSQLYPPTVQASLQAETLNALMGLGHEAWDVVRTQTQKLLQKGSELDQNVDLKEAAIIAQSEISLHLPAQIGDYTDFYSSIHHATNVGIMFRGPDNALMPNWRHLPVGYHGRASSVVVSGTPIRRPLGQTLPEGAEKPVFGACRLLDFELEMAFFIGGPGNRLGEPIRVDEAWKNVFGFTLMNDWSARDIQKWEYVPLGPFTAKNLGTTISPWVVPTAALKPFLLDNFPQEPEVLPYLRQSVPFNFDINLEVSLKPSDQNEALISKSNFKHLYWTPLQQIAHHTVTGCNLRPGDLMASGTISGETPDSYGSLLELCWKGTKNVELPGGKSRKFLQDYDEVIIRGHCEKNGLRIGFGECVGQVLPAHPLPQ, encoded by the exons ATGCCCCAGAGTTttgtgccagtgccagcgggAAGCGATTTCCCTCTGGAGAACCTGCCCTATGCTGTATTTTCCACCCAAAGTAAT AAAGCTCATCGGTTGTGCGTGGCcataggaaatcatgtcctcgACTTGAAAGCTGTCTCCCAATTATATCCACCCACCGTGCAAGCGAGCTTGCAGGCGGAGACTTTGAACGCCCTCATGGGCTTGGGCCACGAAGCTTGGGATGTGGTGAGGACACAGACTCAGAAGCTTTTGCAGAAGGGTTCGGAACTGGATCAAAATGTGGACCTTAAGGAAGC TGCAATCATCGCTCAGTCAGAGATTAGTCTGCATCTGCCCGCCCAGATTGGGGACTATACGGACTTCTACTCGTCCATCCATCATGCCACCAATGTGGGCATCATGTTCCGTGGTCCGGATAACGCCCTCATGCCAAACTGGCGGCATCTGCCAGTGGGCTACCATGGTCGGGCCAGCTCTGTGGTCGTCTCTGGGACACCCATCCGTCGTCCTCTGGGACAGACGCTGCCCGAGGGCGCCGAGAAGCCTGTGTTCGGGGCGTGCCGTCTGCTGGACTTTGAGCTGGAGATGGCCTTCTTCATTGGAGGTCCCGGCAACCGGTTGGGTGAACCCATCCGCGTGGACGAGGCCTGGAAGAATGTGTTTGGTTTCACCCTGATGAACGATTGGAGTGCCCGGGATATCCAGAAATGGGAGTATGTTCCACTGGGGCCATTCACGGCGAAGAACCTTGGCACCACCATATCGCCGTGGGTGGTGCCAACGGCTGCCTTGAAGCCGTTCCTGCTGGACAACTTCCCCCAGGAGCCGGAGGTCCTTCCGTATCTGCGCCAGAGCGTGCCCTTCAACTTTGACATCAATTTGGAGGTTTCCCTGAAAC CTTCGGATCAGAACGAGGCCCTCATCTCGAAGTCCAACTTCAAGCATCTGTACTGGACGCCACTGCAGCAGATTGCCCACCACACGGTCACCGGCTGCAACCTGCGACCTGGCGATCTGATGGCCTCCGGCACAATAAGTGGAGAGACGCCTGATTCGTATGGCTCCCTCTTGGAGCTGTGCTGGAAGGGCACTAAGAATGTGGAGCTGCCGGGCGGCAAGAGCCGCAAGTTCCTGCAGGACTACGACGAGGTCATTATCCGGGGTCACTGTGAGAAGAACGGCCTGCGCATCGGATTCGGGGAGTGTGTGGGCCAAGTGCTGCCCGCCCACCCCCTGCCGCAGTAG